A DNA window from Cydia splendana chromosome 24, ilCydSple1.2, whole genome shotgun sequence contains the following coding sequences:
- the LOC134802165 gene encoding uncharacterized protein K02A2.6-like: MTQQPSLTLEGLDLDGDRSSIGSKWERWKRSLFIYIDAADVTSDVKKRATLLHFGGTSLQDIYYNLPGAEVKAAVGVDVFDTAIKKLDEYFVPKTNRVFERHMFRLIKQEDKEKFESFLVRLRKQAEKCSFDKKDDHLIDQITEKCNSAELRKKILTIGDSITLEKIVTEANTLEVVNDQLEIYDKKQGSSEKKEENQEVNAIYNRNKKDGAYRTKKEETHRRNNTIPCGRCGKKNHQTDYKECPALDKTCFGCGKMGHFRQYCRTSGMKRKLDNHSSRNIKGIKKARVEVDYVFNIDNDAIIECVLGGIKIDLLVDSGCRPNLITGETWETLKSLGAIVTNQTSNPTRSLMPYGSHTPLNVKGSFETTIKANGREEYATVYVIAGGTQDLLGRETATRLGVLKICVDVNKIDEDVKSKLFPKLKDVLVEIPIDQNVQPVSQPYRRIPLPLEQKVENKIQDLLARDIIEEVNGPSRWVSPMVPIIKENRDLRLCVDMRRANTAILRENHPLPCMDKLLPEIGKAKYFSKLDIKDAFHQLELHPDCRHITTFITDKGLYQYKRLMFGISCAPEIFQKVLEKLLVKCDGVLNFIDDILVFGDNEEQHDMRLAMVLEVLKENDILLNEQKCIYKVRKVHFLGHELSPSGVKPLPKYMESISNFRLPATIEELQSFLGLVNYVNKWLPNLATRTEPLKELLRKKLGKKADIKPYWTSEQDRAFTELKEALSKIQSLGYYDINDKTQVIADASPVGLGAILIQTDSNGPRIIAYGNRTLTDSERKYSQTEKEALALVWSVEHFNIFLFGKKFDLITDHKPLEILFGLKSKPCARIERWVLRLQSYDYNVTYRPGKVNIADPLSRLCKLIDAQSKGGDEHIHQIVEQARPHATSMSAIIEASVNDEEVRGVKKGVYEKEWNETLKGYKIFENELCFYGDILLRGNRIVIPQKLRKGVLDAAHEGHPGIVAIKVRLRSKVWWPRIDKDAENLVKSCKSCTLVGLPNPPTPLKRRELPLAPVDVAMDLLGPLPNNDYLLVVVDYYSRYKEVKISKIVTSCQIIKLLKEMFSRLGYPVSITVDNGRQFVSEEFRSFCEECNIIVHNTVPYWPQMNGEVERQNRDIMKRLKISHLEKKDIKESLMEYLLMYNSTPHSSTDKSPSELFFRRQNRDKIPSIDRFESTTDLGVRERDKIQKEKGKESSFPCPYPTLCIPSGPTAFPFFIPCTAIFTSSTVISFTIPMLLVEKGKEYADKRRGATESSLAEGDKVYVKNMDKGHKLSSNYNPTPHTVQSATRGDISVKNDITGQVLRRNVVHLKRVEGQWEAVQRKDQEEGTGGEQGDSNNEL, encoded by the exons ATGACTCAACAACCATCGCTGACCCTGGAGGGGCTAGACTTGGATGGTGACCGAAGTTCTATCGGCAGCAAATGGGAGAGATGGAAGAGGTCACTATTCATATATATTGATGCCGCTGATGTCACATCAGATGTGAAGAAACGAGCTACATTACTGCACTTCGGAGGAACAAGCCTGCAAGATATTTACTACAACTTACCTGGTGCAGAGGTTAAAGCTGCAGTGGGAGTAGATGTTTTCGACACAGCAATAAAAAAACTTGATGAATACTTTGTCCCCAAGACTAACCGGGTTTTTGAGCGTCACATGTTCAGACTGATCAAACAGGAAGATAAAGAAAAGTTTGAAAGTTTTTTAGTCCGACTCCGGAAACAAGCTGAGAAATGCAGTTTTGATAAAAAAGATGACCACTTGATTGACCAGATCACTGAAAAATGTAATTCAGCTGAACTACGCAAGAAGATTCTCACAATAGGTGACAGCATTACCTTAGAAAAAATAGTGACTGAGGCGAATACATTAGAAGTAGTCAATGACCAATTAGAAATATATGATAAAAAACAAGGAAGCTCAGagaaaaaggaagaaaaccaagaaGTTAATGCCATTTACAATAGAAATAAGAAAGATGGTGCTTACAGAACTAAGAAAGAAGAAAcacacagaagaaataatacaATACCTTGTGGACGTTGCGGGAAGAAGAACCATCAAACCGATTACAAAGAGTGTCCTGCATTGGATAAAACTTGTTTTGGTTGTGGCAAGATGGGACATTTCCGTCAATACTGCAGAACAAGTGGCATGAAAAGGAAATTGGATAATCACTCAAGTAGGAACATAAAGGGAATCAAAAAAGCAAGAGTTGAAGTAGattatgtttttaatattgacaaCGATGCCATAATTGAATGCGTCTTGGGTGGAATCAAGATTGATTTGCTGGTTGATTCTGGTTGCAGGCCCAACCTTATTACAGGAGAAACTTGGGAAACCTTGAAAAGTTTAGGAGCTATAGTAACCAACCAAACATCCAACCCAACCAGATCTCTTATGCCATATGGCAGTCACACTCCACTCAATGTTAAAGGATCATTTGAAACTACAATTAAGGCAAATGGTCGCGAAGAATATGCAACAGTTTATGTTATTGCGGGAGGCACGCAAGACTTGTTGGGCAGAGAAACGGCAACACGTCTGGGCGTCTTGAAAATTTGTGTAGATGTGAATAAAATTGATGAAGATGTCAAGTCAAAACTGTTTCCCAAGCTCAAGGATGTACTGGTAGAAATCCCTATTGACCAAAATGTACAACCAGTATCACAGCCATACCGGAGAATACCATTGCCTCTAGAACAAAAAGTTGAGAACAAGATCCAAGACTTACTTGCTCGAGACATCATTGAAGAAGTTAATGGACCTTCACGATGGGTGTCTCCAATGGTGCCCATTATAAAAGAAAATAGAGATTTGCGGCTGTGTGTGGATATGCGACGTGCCAATACCGCTATTTTAAGGGAAAATCATCCTTTGCCATGTATGGATAAACTATTACCGGAAATTGGGAAAGCTAAATATTTTAGTAAGCTTGATATCAAGGACGCTTTCCACCAGTTGGAATTACACCCGGATTGTAGACACATAACCACCTTTATAACAGATAAAGGGCTCTACCAATATAAAAGACTCATGTTTGGAATTTCTTGCGCTCCGGAGATATTTCAAAAAGTTTTGGAAAAGCTCTTAGTTAAATGTGACGGAGTGTTAAACTTCATAGATGACATATTAGTTTTTGGAGACAATGAAGAGCAACATGACATGCGACTGGCAATGGTGTTGGAAGTGCTTAAGGAGAATGACATACTACTCAATGAACAGAAGTGCATATACAAGGTAAGGAAGGTCCATTTCTTGGGACACGAACTATCACCAAGTGGAGTGAAACCATTGCCAAAGTATATGGAGAGCATTTCTAACTTCAGGCTTCCGGCAACAATAGAAGAACTACAGAGCTTTTTAGGACTTGTGAATTATGTAAACAAGTGGTTGCCTAATTTAGCCACCAGAACGGAACCTTTAAAAGAATTGTTAAGGAAAAAACTGGGAAAAAAGGCTGACATCAAACCATATTGGACTAGCGAGCAAGACAGGGCATTTACAGAGCTGAAAGAGGCACTAAGTAAAATACAGTCACTAGGATATTACGATATTAATGACAAAACCCAAGTTATTGCTGACGCGAGCCCTGTTGGCCTTGGAGCTATTTTAATACAAACTGATTCAAATGGCCCGCGAATAATCGCGTATGGAAACCGGACACTAACAGACAGCGAAAGAAAATACAGTCAAACGGAGAAAGAGGCTCTTGCACTAGTTTGGTCTGTTgaacattttaatatatttctcTTCGGCAAGAAGTTTGATCTCATTACAGATCACAAGCCATTGGAAATATTGTTTGGACTAAAATCAAAGCCTTGTGCACGCATTGAACGTTGGGTGCTGAGACTCCAATCATATGATTATAACGTAACCTACAGGCCAGGAAAGGTGAATATCGCGGATCCGTTATCTCGCCTATGCAAATTGATAGATGCACAATCTAAAGGAGGAGACGAACACATACATCAAATTGTGGAGCAAGCAAGACCACATGCGACTTCAATGTCTGCCATTATTGAAGCTTCGGTGAATGATGAAGAAGTAAGAGGCGTTAAAAAGGGAGTCTATGAAAAAGAATGGAATGAGACCCTCAAAGGTTATAAAATATTTGAGAATGAACTATGTTTCTACGGTGATATTTTACTTCGAGGAAACCGAATTGTGATACCTCAGAAATTGAGGAAAGGAGTACTGGACGCTGCGCACGAAGGCCACCCTGGGATTGTCGCAATTAAGGTTAGGCTCAGGTCAAAGGTGTGGTGGCCAAGAATCGACAAGGATGCAGAAAATTTGGTTAAATCCTGCAAGAGTTGCACCCTAGTAGGCTTACCAAATCCTCCAACACCCCTGAAGAGACGCGAACTTCCTTTAGCTCCGGTTGATGTCGCGATGGATCTTTTAGGACCTTTACCTAACAATGACTACCTGCTAGTTGTAGTAGACTATTATAGCCGCTATAAAGAAGTTAAAATCAGCAAGATAGTAACCAGTTGTCAAATTATAAAGCTGCTCAAAGAAATGTTTAGCAGGCTAGGTTACCCTGTCTCAATAACTGTAGACAACGGCCGGCAGTTTGTGAGCGAAGAGTTTCGATCGTTTTGCGAAGAATGCAATATCATCGTTCACAACACGGTACCGTATTGGCCCCAGATGAACGGAGAGGTCGAAAGACAGAATCGTGACATAATGAAACGCCTCAAGATCAGTCATTTGGAGAAAAAGGACATTAAAGAAAGTTTGATGGAGTACCTATTAATGTATAACAGTACGCCCCATTCATCCACAGACAAGTCACCATCAGAACTGTTCTTTAGACGACAGAATAGAGACAAGATTCCATCTATTGATAGATTTGAAAGCACTACTGACCTGGGGGTACGAGAGCGTGATAAGATACAGAAAGAAAAAGGGAAAGAATcttctttcccctgcccttatcccacgttat GTATACCATCTGGCCCGACCGCTTTCCCATTCTTCATACCTTGCACAGCCATCTTTACCTCTTCTACAGTGATCTCCTTCACCATACCAATGTTGCTTGTTGAAAAAGGGAAAGAATATGCAGACAAAAGAAGAGGTGCTACTGAGTCTAGTCTAGCTGAAGGAGATAAAGTATATGTCAAGAATATGGACAAAGGACATAAACTCAGCTCAAACTACAATCCAACACCTCATACGGTACAAAGTGCCACTAGAGGCGACATCTCAGTGAAAAATGATATAACAGGGCAAGTACTGAGGAGAAATGTAGTTCACCTGAAAAGAGTAGAAGGACAGTGGGAAGCTGTGCAGAGGAAAGACCAGGAAGAAGGAACTGGTGGGGAACAAGGTGATAGTAATAATGAGCTGTGA